AACTTCGACTTCGACGAAGCCAGCCTGAGCTAAGCACTACCAACCCGCACCATGGAGTCTGAATGAATCGTTTGAGTCTGGTCGCCGCTGCCTTTTTGCTTACTCCCATTGTCCAGGCTCAACAAGTCTCCAGCCCCGCAGGTACGAACCCAATCGACACGGCGAGCACGCGCCAGCCCTTTGAGCTGGGCGTGCTCGTCCAGGGCGGCACCGGCATCACCGACCAGCGGGACGGCTTCAAGTTCCTCTCGGCCGGTGTCCACGCGGGCCGCATCCTGACCGGAAACTTCGGCCCCGGACCCCTGCGCGGCAACTTCGAGTACGCCGTAGAGGCCTTTCCGTTCTGGCAGTCCTACACGCCCAAGTTCCAGAAGGTCGACTGCACCCAGGCGGCGAACAGCGCGCTCATCAACTGCTCGCAGCCCTACACCGTCGGCGGCACCTACACCGGAGCCTCGATCACCCCGATCATCATTCGTTGGAACTTCGCCCGCCACGGCCGCTTCACCCCGTGGGCGCAGGCAGCGGGCGGCGTGCTCTGGACCAACCACAAGTACCCCGCCTACGGCGACACCACCACCAACCTGAACACCAACGGCCCCAACGGCGACGCCAGCGTCTGGAACTTCACCCCGCAGGGCGGCGTGGGCTTCCACTACTTCACGCGCCCCAACCGCTCGGTGGACTTCAGCGCCAACGCCGTG
This is a stretch of genomic DNA from Granulicella sp. WH15. It encodes these proteins:
- a CDS encoding acyloxyacyl hydrolase, translating into MNRLSLVAAAFLLTPIVQAQQVSSPAGTNPIDTASTRQPFELGVLVQGGTGITDQRDGFKFLSAGVHAGRILTGNFGPGPLRGNFEYAVEAFPFWQSYTPKFQKVDCTQAANSALINCSQPYTVGGTYTGASITPIIIRWNFARHGRFTPWAQAAGGVLWTNHKYPAYGDTTTNLNTNGPNGDASVWNFTPQGGVGFHYFTRPNRSVDFSANAVHISSASLGDRNPGVNVSLQFTLGYTWWK